The Phocoena sinus isolate mPhoSin1 chromosome 12, mPhoSin1.pri, whole genome shotgun sequence genome includes a window with the following:
- the LOC116763781 gene encoding guanine nucleotide-binding protein G(I)/G(S)/G(O) subunit gamma-5-like, producing MSGSSSLAAMKKVVQQLRLEAGLNRMKVSQAAAELKQFCLQNAQHDPLLTGVSSSTNPFRPQKVCSSL from the coding sequence ATGTCTGGTTCCTCCAGCCTCGCCGCTATGAAGAAAGTGGTTCAACAACTCCGGCTGGAAGCTGGGCTCAACCGCATGAAGGTTTCCCAGGCAGCTGCAGAGTTGAAACAATTCTGTCTGCAGAATGCTCAACATGACCCTCTGCTGACTGGAGTATCTTCAAGTACAAATCCCTTCAGACCTCAGAAAGTCTGTTCCTCTTTGTAG